The Mycolicibacterium boenickei genome has a segment encoding these proteins:
- a CDS encoding MFS transporter, whose amino-acid sequence MADRATSTWAPLASPIYRALWIAQFVSNLGTWMQTVGAQWMLVGDPRAPVLVPLVQTATTLPVMLLALPSGVLADLVDRRRLLLATQGAMAAGVATLATLTGAGLATPTVLLILLFLIGCGQALTAPAWQAIQPDLVPREQIPAAAALGSMSMNGARAIGPAIAGALVSLSGPTLVFALNAVSFAGIVVVLLLWRRPAAEHILPAERPLAALGAGGRFIRRSPIIRRILLRAVLFIAPGSALWGLLAVVAERQLGLSSSGYGLLLGALGVGAVLGALVLGRLQFAFGLNTLLIVAALGFAGATAVLALVHNFGIVLVALVVGGTSWLLALSTLNASMQLSLPAWVRARGLSVYQLTFMGGQAIGSLVWGLVAGAASTVTALLISAGLLVFCAVSTWWWPLHARTGDLDLTPSAHWPEPALVFEPEPPDGPVLVLTSYRVEPEHEAEFFAAMGVLGRSRQRTGATQWRLFRDVERERVFVEAFVVRSWDEHLRQHRTRLTGNDLAIEQAVERWVEGEPISHHLIAVKTP is encoded by the coding sequence ATGGCGGACCGAGCAACGTCGACGTGGGCGCCGTTGGCGTCGCCGATCTACCGGGCGCTGTGGATAGCCCAGTTCGTCTCCAACCTTGGGACCTGGATGCAGACGGTGGGTGCCCAGTGGATGCTGGTCGGGGATCCGCGCGCCCCGGTCCTGGTGCCGTTGGTGCAGACCGCCACCACGCTGCCGGTGATGCTGCTGGCCCTGCCGTCCGGCGTGCTGGCCGATCTGGTCGACCGGCGTCGGCTGCTGCTGGCCACCCAGGGGGCGATGGCGGCCGGGGTGGCCACGCTTGCGACCCTGACCGGTGCCGGGTTGGCCACCCCGACGGTGTTGCTGATCCTGCTGTTCCTGATCGGCTGCGGGCAGGCGCTGACCGCTCCGGCCTGGCAGGCGATCCAGCCGGACCTCGTTCCCCGCGAACAGATTCCGGCTGCGGCGGCGCTCGGCAGCATGAGCATGAACGGTGCCAGGGCGATCGGTCCGGCGATCGCCGGGGCGTTGGTGTCGCTGTCGGGTCCGACGCTGGTGTTCGCGCTCAACGCGGTCTCGTTCGCAGGCATCGTGGTGGTTCTGTTGCTCTGGCGCCGCCCCGCCGCCGAGCACATACTGCCCGCTGAACGGCCGTTGGCCGCGCTCGGCGCGGGTGGCCGGTTCATCCGAAGGTCACCGATCATCAGGCGAATTCTGCTGCGGGCGGTGCTGTTCATCGCGCCGGGCAGCGCACTGTGGGGCCTGCTCGCGGTCGTCGCCGAGAGGCAGCTGGGGTTGTCCTCGTCCGGCTACGGGCTGCTGCTGGGTGCGCTGGGGGTGGGGGCGGTGCTCGGCGCGCTCGTCCTGGGCCGCCTGCAGTTCGCCTTCGGACTGAACACCTTGTTGATCGTCGCGGCTCTCGGATTCGCCGGAGCCACTGCGGTTCTGGCGCTGGTCCACAACTTCGGCATCGTGCTCGTGGCACTCGTCGTCGGCGGTACGTCCTGGTTGCTGGCCCTGTCCACGCTCAACGCGTCGATGCAGTTGAGCCTGCCGGCGTGGGTCCGGGCCCGCGGGTTGTCGGTCTATCAGCTGACGTTCATGGGTGGTCAGGCCATCGGCTCGCTGGTGTGGGGCCTGGTCGCCGGCGCCGCGAGCACGGTCACGGCGCTGCTGATCAGCGCAGGTCTGCTGGTGTTCTGCGCGGTATCGACGTGGTGGTGGCCGTTGCACGCGCGGACCGGTGATCTCGATCTGACTCCGTCGGCGCACTGGCCCGAACCGGCGCTGGTGTTCGAGCCGGAGCCACCGGACGGCCCGGTCCTGGTGCTGACGTCCTACCGGGTGGAACCCGAGCATGAGGCCGAGTTCTTCGCTGCCATGGGTGTACTGGGCCGGTCACGTCAGCGCACCGGCGCCACGCAATGGCGATTGTTCCGGGACGTGGAGCGCGAGCGCGTGTTCGTCGAGGCGTTCGTGGTGCGGTCCTGGGATGAGCATCTGCGTCAGCACCGCACCCGCCTGACGGGCAACGACCTGGCCATCGAGCAGGCGGTTGAGCGCTGGGTCGAGGGTGAGCCCATCTCGCACCATCTGATCGCGGTGAAGACTCCTTGA
- a CDS encoding R2-like ligand-binding oxidase has protein sequence MSHTKFGSLSKGGLNWDSVPLRLFAGGNAKFWNPADIDFSRDRADWEALTDREREYATRLCAQFIAGEEAVTKDIQPFMSAMRSEGRLGDEMYLTQFAFEEAKHTQVFRMWLDAVGITDDLHNYFDELPAYRQVFYEELPASLDALYTDPSPAAQVRASVTYNHIVEGMLALTGYYAWHKICVDRGILPGMQELVRRIGDDERRHMAWGTFTCRRHVAADDANWEVFENQMNELIPLALRLTEEGFALYAPDIPFGLVQDEFMQYSADKGMRRFGTISSARGRPLEEIDLDYSPLTLEDTFADEDAKALAATA, from the coding sequence ATGTCACACACGAAGTTCGGTTCGCTGTCCAAGGGCGGTCTCAATTGGGACAGTGTGCCGTTGCGGTTGTTCGCCGGTGGGAATGCGAAGTTCTGGAATCCGGCCGATATCGACTTCTCCCGCGACCGGGCGGACTGGGAGGCGCTGACGGACCGGGAACGCGAGTACGCCACCCGGCTGTGTGCCCAGTTCATCGCGGGTGAGGAGGCCGTCACCAAGGACATCCAGCCGTTCATGAGCGCGATGCGATCCGAAGGGCGGCTGGGTGACGAGATGTACCTGACGCAGTTCGCCTTCGAGGAGGCCAAACACACGCAGGTGTTCCGCATGTGGCTCGATGCCGTCGGGATCACCGACGATCTGCACAACTACTTCGACGAACTCCCGGCATACCGGCAGGTGTTCTACGAGGAGCTGCCGGCGTCGCTCGATGCGCTGTACACCGACCCGTCACCGGCCGCCCAGGTCCGGGCGTCGGTCACCTACAACCACATCGTCGAGGGCATGCTGGCGCTCACGGGATACTATGCGTGGCACAAGATTTGCGTCGATCGCGGGATCCTGCCGGGGATGCAGGAACTGGTCCGGCGGATCGGGGACGACGAGCGTCGCCACATGGCGTGGGGCACCTTCACCTGCCGTCGTCACGTCGCCGCCGACGATGCCAACTGGGAAGTCTTCGAGAACCAGATGAACGAGCTGATCCCGCTGGCGCTGCGTCTGACCGAAGAGGGGTTCGCCCTCTACGCACCCGACATCCCGTTCGGGCTGGTGCAAGACGAGTTCATGCAGTACTCCGCCGACAAGGGCATGCGCCGATTCGGCACCATCAGCAGCGCGCGAGGCCGCCCGCTCGAAGAAATCGATCTCGACTACTCGCCGCTGACCCTGGAGGACACGTTCGCCGACGAGGATGCCAAGGCTCTGGCGGCCACCGCGTAG
- a CDS encoding alpha-(1->3)-arabinofuranosyltransferase has translation MAVPLSRRWLWVVAAATLLLTFAQSPGEISPDTKLDLTANPVRFLARAFNLWNSDLPFGQAQNQAYGYLFPHGAFFLAGDLLGVPGWVTQRVWWALLLTVGFWGVLRVAEALGIGSTSSRVLGALAFTLSPRVLTTLGAISSETLPMMLAPWVLLPVILAFRGNRNLRLMAARSAGAVALMGAVNAFATLTGCLAALIWWACHRPNRLWWRFTAWWFGCTALAVTWWIVALVMLGRISPPFLDFIESSGVTTQWMSLTEMLRGTHTWTPFVASTATAAASLVTSTVAVLATTLIAAAGLAGLALRSMPARGRLITMLLIGVVLLALGYSGGLGSPVGAAVQDFLDGTGTPLRNLAKLDPVLRLPLALGLAHLLGRIPLPGTVPRPVWVRAFARPERDKRIAVAIVILAAMAAGTSLAWTGRIAPAGTFTAIPQYWHDTADWLDEHNTERGRVLVAPGAPFATQTWGNSHDEPLQVLGSSPWGVRDSIPLTPPETIRALDSVQRLFAAGRPSAGLADSLARQGISYVVLRNDLDPDVSRSARPVLVHRSIEGSPGLTKVAEFGDPIGPGTLEGFVADSGLRPRYPAVEIYRVDTGGKNPAAPYLVGADAMTRVAGAPEALLRLDERRRLAGLPPLGPMLLSADAERAGLRVQPRGSAGVIVTDTPTAREIDYGRVDDHASAIRGPDDARHTHNRVPDYPSNGAAPVYGKWNGGRISVSSSAADSTALPNVAPATGPAAAIDNDGSTSWVSNALQAAVGQWLQVDFDHPVTNATLTITPSATAVGAQVRRIEVATATGTSSLRFDTAGQQLTVPLPVGETPWVRITAVATDDGSAGVQFGITDLSVTQYDASGFAHPINLRHTVEVPAPPADSVVAQWDLGTELLGRSGCADSPVGVRCAAALALASEEPVNLSRTLTVPTATDVEPTVWIRARQGPQLADLVAQPGTIRATGDADPIDVLGSSYAATDGDPRTSWTAPQRVVQFKAPPTLTLKLPAPTEVGALRIDPGATEPPAHPTQVAIDLGDGPQMHKLAGNSEVQTAKLKPRVTDTITVSLLGWNDIIDRTSLGFDQLKPPGLAELTVLDVHGKPIAAADAAANRKRTVSLPCGQGPIIGVAGQFVQTSVRTTVGALLDGDPIAARPCRTGPIALPAGQQELLVSPGAAFVVDGVVLNTPVSGQLRTATTTPVETPVWSPDHRQVQVPAGADTRVLVVPESVNPGWIARTADGAVLTPVKINGWQQGWVLPAGGADTVTLSFPSNRPYRIGLIGGLALLPILALLALWPARRRTPVLDPVRPWQPSPLLAGAGVLAAGTAISGLPGLLVAGGALGLRYLLRDRDSWREKLTVGVSAGGLILAGATLSQYPWRSVDGYVGHSPWVQLLALLSVVFVAASAITPELGLRRRIPTDSA, from the coding sequence TTGGCCGTGCCGCTGTCGCGGCGCTGGCTGTGGGTGGTCGCGGCTGCGACTCTGCTCCTGACTTTCGCCCAGTCACCCGGAGAGATATCACCCGATACAAAGCTCGACCTGACCGCGAATCCGGTGCGGTTCCTGGCGCGGGCGTTCAATCTGTGGAACAGCGATCTGCCGTTCGGGCAGGCGCAGAACCAGGCCTACGGCTACCTGTTTCCGCATGGCGCCTTCTTCCTGGCCGGTGATCTGCTCGGAGTCCCCGGCTGGGTCACCCAGCGGGTGTGGTGGGCCCTGCTGCTGACGGTCGGGTTCTGGGGTGTGCTGCGGGTCGCTGAAGCACTGGGCATCGGCAGTACCAGCTCCCGCGTGCTCGGTGCGCTGGCGTTCACGTTGTCGCCACGGGTGCTGACCACTCTCGGCGCGATCTCGTCGGAGACCCTGCCGATGATGCTGGCGCCGTGGGTGTTGTTGCCGGTCATCCTGGCGTTCCGCGGGAATCGGAATCTCCGGCTCATGGCCGCGAGGTCCGCGGGCGCGGTGGCCCTGATGGGTGCGGTGAACGCGTTCGCCACGCTGACCGGCTGCCTGGCCGCGCTCATCTGGTGGGCCTGCCACCGGCCGAACCGGTTGTGGTGGCGATTCACCGCGTGGTGGTTCGGCTGCACGGCACTGGCCGTCACCTGGTGGATAGTGGCGCTGGTCATGCTGGGCCGCATCAGCCCGCCGTTCCTCGACTTCATCGAATCATCCGGCGTGACCACGCAGTGGATGTCGCTGACCGAGATGCTGCGCGGCACCCATACCTGGACCCCGTTCGTTGCGTCGACCGCCACCGCGGCGGCGTCGCTGGTGACGAGCACGGTCGCGGTGCTGGCCACCACGCTGATCGCCGCAGCCGGGCTGGCGGGCCTCGCGTTGCGCTCGATGCCGGCGCGGGGCCGGTTGATCACCATGCTGTTGATCGGCGTGGTGCTGTTGGCCCTGGGCTACTCCGGGGGGCTGGGCTCCCCGGTGGGGGCGGCCGTTCAGGACTTCCTGGACGGAACGGGCACGCCGCTGCGCAACCTGGCCAAGCTCGATCCGGTGTTGCGGCTGCCGCTGGCGCTGGGCCTGGCGCATCTGTTGGGCCGGATCCCGTTGCCGGGCACCGTGCCGAGGCCTGTGTGGGTGCGAGCGTTCGCCCGGCCCGAGCGCGACAAGCGGATCGCGGTGGCGATCGTGATCCTCGCCGCCATGGCCGCCGGAACCTCGCTGGCCTGGACGGGTCGCATCGCCCCGGCCGGGACGTTCACCGCGATCCCGCAGTACTGGCACGATACCGCGGACTGGCTCGACGAGCACAACACCGAGCGGGGCCGGGTGCTGGTGGCCCCCGGCGCGCCGTTCGCGACGCAGACGTGGGGTAACAGCCACGACGAGCCGTTGCAGGTGCTCGGCTCCAGCCCGTGGGGCGTGCGGGATTCGATCCCGCTGACCCCACCGGAGACGATCCGCGCCCTGGACTCGGTGCAGCGATTGTTCGCCGCCGGACGGCCCTCGGCGGGACTGGCCGACAGCCTGGCCCGCCAAGGCATTTCCTACGTCGTGTTACGCAACGATCTGGATCCGGACGTGTCCCGGTCGGCCCGCCCCGTGCTGGTGCACCGGTCGATCGAGGGATCACCCGGACTGACGAAGGTGGCGGAGTTCGGCGATCCGATCGGCCCGGGCACGCTCGAAGGCTTCGTCGCGGACAGCGGGCTGCGGCCGCGGTACCCGGCCGTCGAGATCTACCGGGTCGACACCGGCGGGAAGAACCCGGCCGCGCCGTATCTCGTCGGCGCCGACGCGATGACGCGGGTGGCCGGTGCGCCCGAAGCACTGCTGCGACTGGACGAGCGACGCCGCCTGGCCGGACTGCCCCCGCTGGGCCCGATGCTGCTGTCTGCCGACGCCGAGCGGGCCGGCCTGCGGGTCCAACCGCGCGGATCCGCCGGCGTCATCGTCACCGACACCCCTACTGCGCGGGAGATCGACTACGGTCGCGTCGACGACCACGCCTCTGCGATCCGCGGCCCAGACGACGCCCGGCACACCCACAACCGGGTCCCGGATTATCCGTCGAACGGGGCCGCGCCGGTGTACGGCAAGTGGAACGGCGGACGGATCTCCGTGTCGAGCTCGGCGGCGGACTCCACGGCACTGCCCAACGTGGCACCGGCCACCGGGCCCGCCGCGGCCATCGACAACGACGGCTCGACATCGTGGGTGTCCAACGCACTGCAAGCTGCCGTCGGCCAGTGGCTCCAGGTCGATTTCGACCATCCGGTCACCAATGCCACGCTGACCATCACCCCCAGCGCGACCGCCGTCGGCGCGCAGGTGCGCCGCATCGAGGTGGCCACCGCGACCGGCACCAGCAGCCTGCGTTTCGACACCGCAGGCCAGCAGTTGACCGTGCCGCTGCCGGTCGGCGAGACCCCGTGGGTGCGGATCACCGCGGTCGCCACCGACGACGGCTCCGCCGGTGTGCAGTTCGGCATCACCGACCTGTCGGTGACCCAGTACGACGCGTCGGGCTTCGCCCACCCCATCAACCTGCGGCACACCGTCGAGGTTCCCGCTCCCCCGGCCGATTCCGTTGTCGCTCAATGGGATCTGGGGACCGAACTGCTCGGCCGGTCAGGGTGTGCGGACAGTCCGGTCGGGGTGCGGTGCGCGGCGGCGTTGGCGCTGGCCTCCGAGGAGCCCGTCAACCTGAGCCGCACGCTGACGGTGCCGACCGCCACCGATGTCGAGCCGACGGTGTGGATCCGGGCGCGGCAGGGGCCTCAACTGGCCGACCTGGTCGCTCAACCGGGGACCATCCGCGCCACCGGTGACGCCGACCCGATCGACGTCCTCGGGTCGTCCTACGCCGCCACCGACGGTGACCCGCGGACGTCCTGGACCGCACCGCAACGCGTCGTCCAGTTCAAGGCGCCGCCCACGCTGACGCTGAAATTGCCGGCTCCGACCGAGGTCGGCGCGCTGCGGATCGATCCCGGTGCCACCGAACCGCCGGCGCACCCGACACAGGTGGCGATCGACCTCGGCGACGGTCCACAGATGCACAAACTGGCAGGCAACAGCGAAGTCCAGACTGCGAAGCTCAAACCGCGGGTGACGGACACCATCACGGTGTCGTTGTTGGGGTGGAACGACATCATCGACCGCACCTCGCTGGGCTTCGATCAGCTCAAGCCGCCCGGATTGGCCGAGCTGACCGTGCTCGATGTCCACGGCAAGCCCATCGCCGCGGCCGACGCCGCCGCCAATCGCAAACGGACAGTGTCACTTCCATGCGGGCAGGGCCCGATCATCGGTGTGGCCGGGCAGTTCGTCCAGACGTCGGTGCGCACCACCGTCGGCGCCCTGCTCGACGGCGATCCGATTGCGGCCCGCCCCTGCCGGACCGGACCGATCGCCCTGCCTGCCGGTCAGCAGGAACTGCTGGTCAGCCCCGGCGCGGCGTTCGTCGTCGACGGCGTCGTCCTGAACACCCCCGTGTCCGGCCAACTACGCACGGCGACAACAACTCCCGTCGAAACTCCGGTGTGGTCACCGGATCATCGGCAGGTTCAGGTGCCGGCCGGCGCCGACACCAGGGTCCTGGTGGTGCCCGAAAGCGTCAACCCGGGCTGGATCGCCCGCACCGCCGACGGTGCCGTGCTGACCCCGGTGAAGATCAACGGCTGGCAGCAGGGCTGGGTGCTCCCCGCCGGTGGCGCCGACACCGTGACGCTGTCGTTCCCCTCGAACCGGCCGTACCGCATCGGGTTGATCGGCGGCCTCGCGTTGCTGCCGATACTGGCCCTGCTGGCTCTGTGGCCGGCCCGCCGCCGCACTCCGGTTCTCGATCCGGTGCGGCCGTGGCAACCGTCCCCGTTGCTCGCCGGGGCGGGCGTACTCGCGGCGGGGACGGCGATCTCCGGCCTGCCGGGATTACTGGTCGCCGGTGGCGCGCTGGGGTTGCGCTATCTGCTGCGCGATCGCGACAGCTGGCGCGAGAAGTTGACCGTGGGGGTGTCGGCGGGCGGACTGATCCTGGCCGGGGCGACGTTGAGCCAGTACCCGTGGCGGTCGGTCGACGGCTACGTCGGGCACTCACCGTGGGTGCAGCTGCTCGCACTCTTGTCGGTGGTATTCGTCGCGGCGTCCGCGATCACGCCTGAACTGGGCTTGCGCCGAAGGATTCCGACGGATTCCGCGTAG
- a CDS encoding DUF2613 domain-containing protein: MNRFVIPSAASIVVGLLLGAAAVFGVTLMVQQDTKPPLQAGDPASSVLNRVEYGDRS, from the coding sequence GTGAACCGGTTCGTCATTCCCTCCGCGGCCAGCATTGTCGTCGGCCTGCTGTTGGGGGCGGCAGCCGTCTTCGGTGTGACGCTGATGGTGCAGCAGGACACTAAGCCTCCGCTGCAAGCGGGCGACCCGGCGTCATCGGTGCTCAACCGGGTCGAGTACGGCGACCGGTCCTGA
- a CDS encoding glycoside hydrolase family 3 N-terminal domain-containing protein, whose protein sequence is MASPRLVATFAALSGLLLACSPSTPAPESQSSETKPLSTHAPMPAAPVCDLAALSPRDKLAQLLTVGIKDAADARSVVSEQHVGGIMIGSWTDLSMLSDGSLPDISAAGPLPLAVTVDEEGGRVSRLASLIGEQPSARVLAQTKSVDEVYGIALDRGKKMRDLGITVDFAPVVDVTSDADDTVIGDRSFGDDPAKVTEYAGAFARGLRDAGVLPVLKHFPGHGHGSGDSHTAGVVTTPPLAELQNNDLVPYRTLTTQAPVAVMVGHLEVPGLTGADPASLSPAAYDLLRSGNYGGPAFNGVIYTDDLSSMAAINQRYGVAAAVLKALQAGADNALWITTDEVPAVLDGLEKALADGQLNQAAVDAAVQRNIDAKGGVHC, encoded by the coding sequence ATGGCTTCACCGCGTCTCGTCGCAACTTTCGCAGCGTTGTCCGGACTGTTGCTGGCGTGCTCTCCGAGCACCCCGGCGCCAGAGTCTCAATCCTCGGAGACGAAGCCACTGTCGACTCACGCGCCGATGCCGGCCGCGCCGGTGTGCGATCTGGCCGCTCTCTCGCCCCGCGACAAGCTGGCCCAGCTGCTGACCGTCGGCATCAAAGATGCGGCCGATGCCCGTTCCGTGGTGTCCGAGCAGCATGTCGGCGGCATCATGATCGGCAGCTGGACCGACCTGTCGATGCTCAGCGACGGCTCCCTGCCCGATATCTCGGCGGCCGGCCCGCTGCCGCTCGCGGTCACCGTGGACGAGGAGGGCGGCCGGGTGTCGCGGCTCGCTTCGTTGATCGGTGAGCAGCCGTCCGCGCGGGTGCTGGCCCAGACCAAATCCGTCGACGAGGTGTACGGCATCGCGCTGGATCGCGGGAAGAAGATGCGCGACCTCGGGATCACCGTCGACTTCGCGCCCGTCGTCGACGTCACCTCGGACGCCGACGACACCGTCATCGGTGACCGGTCCTTCGGCGACGACCCGGCCAAGGTCACCGAGTACGCCGGAGCCTTCGCCCGCGGCCTGCGCGACGCGGGGGTGCTGCCGGTGCTCAAGCACTTCCCCGGCCACGGCCATGGCTCGGGCGACTCGCACACCGCCGGTGTCGTCACCACACCGCCGCTGGCGGAGCTGCAGAACAACGACCTCGTGCCGTACCGGACCCTGACCACCCAGGCCCCGGTCGCCGTGATGGTCGGACACCTGGAGGTGCCCGGCCTGACCGGAGCGGATCCGGCGAGCCTCAGCCCCGCGGCATATGACCTGCTGCGCTCTGGCAACTACGGCGGGCCGGCCTTCAACGGCGTCATCTACACCGACGACCTGTCCAGCATGGCCGCGATCAACCAGCGCTACGGCGTGGCCGCGGCGGTGCTCAAGGCACTGCAGGCCGGGGCCGACAACGCGCTGTGGATCACCACCGATGAGGTGCCCGCGGTGCTGGACGGTCTCGAGAAGGCCCTGGCCGACGGCCAGCTGAACCAGGCCGCCGTGGATGCCGCGGTGCAGCGGAACATCGACGCCAAGGGCGGGGTGCACTGCTAG
- a CDS encoding aminotransferase class I/II-fold pyridoxal phosphate-dependent enzyme gives MNHDAAPLLEALRAFVERDQAPLYSPGHKGGRTLDPWFRDHIAAIDLNNLPDTDTLHCPEGPILAAEQLIADAWGVGQSFILVQGSTGGNIAVALSALRPGEPVLVQRNAHKSVLAGLVQVGARPVWLEPRWDPRFGIAHGLDADVVEKALAASRAKALWALHPTYYGTTADIAALAEMCRRAGARLLVDGAHSPHFAFHPELPVAAEQSGAVATVQSVHKVLSGLSQAAVLHVDPAALDPVTVRRSLQLIQTTSPHFAIMASIDLARRQMMTQGNELLGAALDRARRAAARLATIRGLRVLRPADAIGPGTGFHQLDETKLLIGTRDLAADARDIVARLNKLHGVQPELSGAGHVLCISTIGNTDADMDRLVDGFAEVAAWAGEATAKSAHDGTLIADLLAHRAETVLTPREAFFADTETVPSVRATDRIAAEAITPYPPGIPLVMPGERLTADVITLLQALREAGNPISASDPRLDVVTVVR, from the coding sequence GTGAACCATGACGCCGCACCGCTTTTGGAGGCACTGCGGGCATTCGTCGAACGCGACCAGGCGCCGCTGTACAGTCCCGGCCACAAGGGTGGGCGCACCCTCGATCCCTGGTTTCGCGATCACATCGCGGCTATCGACCTGAACAACCTGCCCGACACCGACACCCTGCACTGCCCCGAGGGTCCGATCCTCGCCGCCGAGCAGCTGATCGCCGACGCCTGGGGCGTCGGGCAGAGCTTCATCCTGGTGCAGGGATCGACCGGTGGGAACATCGCCGTCGCACTCTCGGCACTGCGCCCGGGTGAACCCGTGCTGGTTCAGCGCAATGCGCACAAGTCGGTGCTCGCCGGACTCGTGCAGGTGGGTGCGCGCCCGGTCTGGCTCGAGCCCCGCTGGGATCCTCGGTTCGGCATCGCACACGGACTGGATGCCGACGTGGTCGAAAAGGCTTTGGCCGCAAGCCGGGCCAAGGCCTTGTGGGCGCTGCACCCGACGTATTACGGCACCACCGCCGACATCGCGGCGCTGGCCGAGATGTGCCGCCGCGCCGGGGCGCGCCTGCTGGTCGACGGCGCGCACTCCCCGCATTTCGCGTTCCACCCCGAACTTCCGGTGGCCGCCGAACAGTCCGGCGCGGTGGCCACCGTGCAATCGGTGCACAAGGTCCTGTCGGGCCTGAGCCAGGCCGCCGTCCTGCACGTCGACCCGGCCGCCCTGGACCCGGTGACGGTCCGGCGGTCGCTGCAGCTCATCCAGACCACGAGCCCGCATTTCGCGATCATGGCCTCGATCGACCTGGCCCGCCGGCAGATGATGACCCAGGGCAACGAGCTCCTCGGTGCCGCACTGGACCGGGCTCGCCGGGCGGCGGCCAGGTTGGCGACCATCAGGGGCCTGCGGGTGCTGCGGCCTGCGGATGCCATCGGACCCGGCACGGGGTTCCATCAGCTCGACGAGACCAAGTTGCTGATCGGGACGCGTGATCTGGCGGCCGACGCCCGCGACATCGTCGCCCGCCTCAACAAACTGCACGGCGTGCAGCCCGAACTCAGCGGCGCCGGCCATGTGTTGTGCATCAGCACCATCGGCAACACCGACGCCGACATGGATAGGTTGGTCGACGGATTCGCCGAGGTGGCCGCCTGGGCCGGGGAGGCGACCGCGAAATCGGCCCACGACGGCACCCTGATCGCCGACCTGCTCGCACATCGCGCCGAGACGGTGCTGACCCCGCGGGAAGCCTTCTTCGCCGACACCGAGACCGTGCCGTCAGTCCGGGCCACCGACCGCATCGCGGCCGAAGCCATCACGCCCTACCCACCGGGAATCCCCTTGGTGATGCCCGGCGAACGGCTCACCGCCGACGTCATCACGCTGTTGCAGGCGCTGCGCGAGGCAGGCAACCCGATCAGTGCGTCGGATCCGCGGCTCGACGTCGTCACCGTGGTGCGGTGA
- a CDS encoding amidohydrolase family protein, producing MPDGDITGPMIYVFDGVHHLVPDALAEHLHTIRLIDHHVHGTFHKPVDRAGFEASINEGSTDPIPDFMTQFDSPLGLSIRRWCAPVLGLPTHADADTYWQRRNEHTPDELAALMLPPAGVQRWIVDTGFQGDLITTPQRLTELSGRPSSEILRLEQLAQDLLESGTSPEAFPGAFRSALADAVGSRDIVGTKTIAAYRTSFDIDWSRPTEQQVIEHARDLSARDSQRVDSPVLIAFGVHEAADHGLPIQVHVGFGDRDLDLHRTDPMLLLPLLRTMAPVPVLLLHCYPFHRQAGYLAQAFDHVNFDVGLAINYLGARSNAVVAEALETAPFAKQLYSSDAFGPPELHLLGSVLWRRTMGLTLGEWVRAGDCSEADAIRIVDMIGVRNAERVYSL from the coding sequence ATGCCGGATGGTGACATCACCGGCCCGATGATCTACGTGTTCGACGGGGTCCACCACCTGGTGCCCGACGCGCTCGCCGAGCATCTGCACACGATCCGGTTGATCGACCACCACGTGCACGGAACGTTCCACAAGCCCGTCGACCGGGCCGGCTTCGAAGCATCGATCAACGAAGGGTCCACCGACCCGATACCGGATTTCATGACGCAGTTCGACTCACCGCTCGGCTTGTCGATCCGGCGTTGGTGCGCACCGGTTCTCGGCCTGCCCACCCACGCCGACGCCGACACCTACTGGCAACGCCGCAACGAACACACCCCGGACGAGCTGGCGGCGCTGATGCTGCCACCGGCCGGGGTCCAACGCTGGATCGTCGACACCGGATTCCAGGGCGATCTCATCACCACCCCGCAACGACTGACCGAACTCAGCGGCCGTCCGTCCTCGGAAATCTTGCGTCTGGAGCAGCTGGCGCAGGACCTCCTCGAGTCCGGCACCAGTCCGGAGGCGTTTCCCGGCGCATTCCGGTCCGCGCTGGCGGACGCCGTGGGCTCCCGGGACATCGTGGGTACCAAGACGATTGCGGCCTATCGCACGTCGTTCGACATCGACTGGTCCCGTCCCACCGAGCAGCAGGTGATCGAGCATGCCCGGGACCTGAGCGCCAGGGACTCACAACGGGTGGACAGCCCCGTGCTGATCGCGTTCGGTGTGCACGAGGCCGCCGACCATGGGCTGCCCATCCAGGTCCACGTCGGGTTCGGCGACCGCGATCTGGATCTGCACCGCACCGACCCGATGCTGCTGCTGCCGTTGCTGCGCACCATGGCGCCGGTGCCGGTGCTGCTGCTGCACTGCTATCCGTTCCACCGCCAGGCCGGTTACCTGGCCCAGGCCTTCGACCACGTGAATTTCGATGTCGGCCTTGCCATCAACTACCTCGGGGCCCGCTCGAACGCGGTGGTCGCCGAGGCACTCGAGACCGCTCCGTTCGCCAAACAGCTGTACTCCTCGGACGCCTTCGGCCCACCCGAGCTGCACCTGCTGGGTTCGGTGTTGTGGCGCCGCACGATGGGGCTGACGCTGGGCGAGTGGGTCCGGGCCGGGGACTGCAGCGAGGCCGACGCGATCCGCATCGTCGACATGATCGGCGTGCGCAACGCCGAACGGGTCTACTCGCTGTGA